The Lacticaseibacillus rhamnosus DNA window TCATTTGCGGATGGAGCTACAGTGATGTTTGGCTTTTTTTTGCATAAAATATTAGGCAAGCCTAATTTTTTGGGCTATGATAGATGCGGCACCAAAAATGATTCTATTGAGGGGGCTGCAGATGGATAACTACGACAAGGCAAGAAAGGTCTTGCAATCAATGGCGTTGTCCAAAATTGCGCAGGAAACAGGCATCAGTATCGGTCAGATCTGGCATTACCGGGATCGCTATGAGGGCATTCAAAAGGCGCCACCGGCATATGTTGAGCGAATCGCAAGCTTGTATCGAAAAAAACGGGTCTAGTTGGGGCATACGCTGGTCCGGATACGAAAGGGGAGACTTTCGTAAGATCGGTTGGACTGATTGAAAAGTCCGGCACTTTGAGTGTGGTGACTGATCAGTCTTGATAGGTTGACAACGTCGATAAGGCTCAATGACTCAGCAAAGTGGGTCATTGAGCCTTGTCGACGTTTTTGCAGGTTTAATGATGACCATGGTTGGATACTGATGCGATTTAGCAGGCTGGCTCACGTTATGTGGGGGTGCTACAATGAATGAATGTATGAATACTCACCTTAAGCTAAAGAATGCGGCTGGGGTCGGGTAGCAATGTAGCTGGATTAATAGGAGGCGGATGATGGCTGAGGACTTGGAGCATTTCATCAAGGCGATGGCGCTGGGGATTCCAACCATTAAACCGGATGAGAAGCGAGCATTTTTGGGGAATTTTCGCGAACGGGTGGCGATGGCAGTGACGATTCGACAACTGCGCGATGCCCAGATCACCGCAATGCTTGATTCAGTCTTGAAGCGTTACCCCGGTTACCGAATATTTTTAAACGGTCGGATGGGTGAGAGTTTGGTGAATCAGTATATGATGCAGGCGCTGGCACATCAGTATCCGTTTACGATCATGAATCAGCCCGGTATGCGCGTGACCAAACGGGTATTGCCGACAGACTTTGGATGGGTATTGGCGCATCCGACCCAGAAAATAAGTCGGCCGATTTTGTTATAAGTAACATCCTAATCATGATTACTGCTTAAACAGCTAAGGATTTTTTAGAGGAGGATCATTTTGACGCAACTTGATACCATTCAAACCACCGTGCAACAGTTGCGGATTTCGTTGAATCAAGGCAAGATCTTCGCGACTTTACCGGACATGCTGGGCAAAGTCATCACTAGCATCGCGACTGAG harbors:
- a CDS encoding DUF1694 domain-containing protein, whose protein sequence is MAEDLEHFIKAMALGIPTIKPDEKRAFLGNFRERVAMAVTIRQLRDAQITAMLDSVLKRYPGYRIFLNGRMGESLVNQYMMQALAHQYPFTIMNQPGMRVTKRVLPTDFGWVLAHPTQKISRPILL